DNA from Camelus dromedarius isolate mCamDro1 chromosome X, mCamDro1.pat, whole genome shotgun sequence:
AATTCTgagatgatgctgatgctgctgctCCATGGCAGGCCAACAGCATCATCTGGTCTCCAGGCAAGCTAGGTCATCCAtcaatttctttcaataaaatacAGAAGAGGCTAGGCCACCATCTCTGTCGTTACACAAATGGTTTATAACTTTATACTTCAATTTATTTTGGGGCTGcaacaaagaatttaaaactgCCTCACCAAATAGTTGAAAGAAATTCCTTTCAATGACAGTAAGGTGggccaaacaaataaaacagatacAAAGATAGATTTGAGTCAGtgttatttacattaaaaaaaaatctgcagtttATGGATTTCAAACaagcttttattttcatcatgAGCAATGCCgccaaatatatttgtaaaaggTAAGACTAAAACCAGATGTTAGTATCATGTTGGGGTGATAAACTTTGAAACAAATTAGTATTTTGGGTTAATGAGATCTTGAACACCCGTGGAAACAAATTCATCTTCTCTTTCCCCGTCCATGTTTTTCTATGCTTTCCAACTGCAAGATGAAATAAGAGTCAATTAACAATTGTACACCAATAACATGCACCAGTGACTTTCTAAATATGAGTTAATCCTATGTACACCTGTTGCCTCAATAAGGAGAAAGCAAAATGTTTTCTTGTAACCCAGACTCCTGGATATCAGAGTGCACTTGCTTCAGTCATTTGATCACACCAACTTTGTTTCCCTCTTGCCCACCACTATAAatgcttggttttttttcttaagaggCCACTCTGTGATTTAAATAAGTCTTTCCACCTTAAAAGCCTGTGCTCCTTACACAAATTGTTAAATCTCTTAAAACTCCCAGAACTTCAGcttccatatctgtaaaatgagaatgaggCTGTTATCAAACATCCACCGGTGTGAAaattaagaaagagagagagaaaggaaggaaaggtgaAGGGATAGAGGAAATACAAACTAAGACttaattactgattcagtgaTAGCTAATAATCTTACTATaactaattttcttttgaataaaaaaactaaattgaACTAGTATTTGTTAATTAATCATGAAATGTGGTCTTGTTTTGAAATCCTTAACTTTTTATTACTTTGTAAGGAGTCACCTGCTGAAAGGCattgttattacaagaaactacATTTCTATGGCCAAGTGATGAAGGCTGGCTAGTGCATGGCCTACTCCCTTTAGCTGCTTCTTCTGGTGACCATTCTCTAAAAAAAACTGGTTTCTATTTCCATGTCTGATAGATTTCCCATCTGTAGTAGTCTTAGTTACAAAGGACCTGTAGCTGTGAATGAAGTACATTTCAGAACACATTGCATTCTATATTATCTAGGATATAAGTATATTATTAACATTAAACAGTTTTTCCAAAACTAAATTTCAAtcatttttcttacttattttacaggaaaaaatgaaGCTGTGAATAACAGGTATATGTCAGGAATGGTTACTTAATACTCAAGGCTATACAATAATACCTGTATTTTCCAGGGCGGCCCTCTGCTGAGCCCACATCCATTTTGAGTCCTTCTTCTGGTTTTTCATTTCcatcccctctctcttcctcttcatcaAAGTTTTCGTACTGATATTCATTCGCTTCTTTAGGGAAGCCTGGTACAGACTTTGGGATCTTAAGTTGGCGGAAAAAATACTCCAATTTAAAATCAGCAGCAGTATCTGGTCCTCTGCCCTCAGGAGGAGCTGAAGAAGAGAAAtatgttaaagaagaaaaaagaaatagctgGGCACATTCCTACTGATATAACACTTCCATGGCCCTCACATTTCTGCTGTTTGATAGTTTGCACAATGTTTCCCCTCTCTTTCCAGTAGATCTCATATTCTGTGCTGCTGATTATTTCTGGCCCTTTGGATTAGAAGGGATCAGAAACACCTGACTCTGATAGAACTTTGTATGTTTTTGTCAGAACTTCATTGGAAAATATTTGTTTGATTTAAAGACAAATTCTATGGCAAAGCTCATTGGTTCCTCAACCATTGAAAAGTGCCCCTGTGCCACTTCATCATTTTCCCAGACCAACTTACCAAGaatcttgacatttttaaaagctgtcaGCCAAAAGTGAGGTATGCCATATATTTGCCCCTTTCCTTCAGGCTCTCCACCCATTTCTTCCCAAGCCCCTTCCTCCACACCTACTGCCCACTGACATTCACCTCCTGTGGGCTCATGAATTGCATTGATGATGGCAGCTCTCCTATCAAACAGAGGTTGGTAGGAGGCAGCCTACTTTTTCCGAGATCAAAAAGGTCTTTATAGAATTGGGCTTCTACTTGTGCATGTCGTGCCTGGAGGTTTTTGAGAGCTTTGACCCGCTGCGTAACTGCTAGAGGCAAGCGCTGAGCACCGCCTGCCTTTGGGCCAGACGCTCCATCAGGGGCTGCGAGGGCCTGAGGACTCGGCCGCCACTCGCCAGCCTGGACCCTGCCCTGGGGCCACAGGCTCCAGCCTCCCAGGACTCAGGAGGCATCAGCCAGGGCctcgccgccccgccccgcccccccgccgccctcccccctccctcccctccccctccgcccctcccccctcccaggtCCTCCTGCTTCTGGGGCACAGGTCCCTCTCCCGGGGCCTCCACCTCCTGAGGGGGTGCGGGGCCCTCTGCAAGGTCCAAGGGCTGCCAGGAGCGGCTGCAGGCCTGGACCAGGTCACGGTCGCTGCAATGGATGCGGTGTAGAAGGGAATGGACCAGATTGCGGAACAGGGACCCAAACCGCACGGGGGGGAAATCTCACAGATACCCGGGACGACTTCTGCGCCCTCCTTAccgtcctcctcttcctcttcgtCCACATATCCCGCATCTTCTTCCTCAtcgctgtcttcctcctcctcctcatattCCTCACTCTCCTCATCTCTCTCATAGTCGTCCTCTTCCTCGTCCATCTCATCCTCTTCGTCGTCCACCTCCTCTTCATCCATTTCCTCATCATTCTCAACTTCCTCCTCTTCTACCTCATCCTCCTCTTCTATCGGCTGCACATTCCAGAAGTAGTTCTCGATCGGCTGGGCGCCCTCcagcacttcctcctcctcccaaacgGCTTGAACTACCGCTTGGAAATCCCTAGGGGATACGTTCCTGCCGCCCCTGGCACGCCGTTCTGCAGTCCCCAATCCTCCCCTGACTGAGTCAGGGCCTCGGCCCATCCCACTACCGACTCTGTTCTGACTACCTGCGGCTAAGCTTCGCTTCTTTGTGGCAGACATGACAGGAGAGATGCCCCAGTCAGCGCCTCAGCCAGAGAAGTGATCTAGCTGGAAACGGAGTTGCCAAAGATGGCGGCAGCCAAGCTGACCGTTGCCGTTGGCAGCAATGCCTGCTGGGATATGGTGCGCGCGGCAGAGAAAACGGCCGCAGGCAGGGTAACAGTCTGTGATGGCGCCTGTGGAGCCTCGTGACGTGCGGGCATGgagggggggggttgggggggatggGACGGTCCGAGGACCAGCCAATCAAAACTGTACCTGAGACAGCGTTCGACCAGGCGGGAAAGAATCTGATGGGCAGGTGATGGGAGGCGGGGCTTGGAACGGTCAACAGAGAACTGTTTCCCACCCTCGCGAGCTCTAAGCTCATTTGCTTAAAGGAGATGATTGGCGTGCCTGGGGTTCAATGAGTTTTCAAGACCCTCTGCTTCTAGAGTTGGGGTCCTACCTCCCTTTCCTTAAAGGACCTTAGACTCTCGGGTTATCCTTTAAACCAATGCGTGTCTTGTCCTTTTGATTTTACCTTACCAGCAAAACTAAAGTGTTCCAATGTAGAGGCACCCATGCTGCAAAGGGTGAATTGTTCCCCAAATTCCACCAGGAGATGGCTGGTGTCAATAGGGGCAGAGTCATTAAAAATTCTATAGTTCATATCTCAGCAATAGTAAAAAGCCcaccagaagagaaagaaaaaaagaatttagacgTTTTAACATTGTTAAAGCTAGttagaaaaaatacaaagttgAAATGGATGCAGTAAGGACAGAAATTtgaaaaagtgttaaaaacaGGAGCTGGAAGGTATTTAATGAACACTACTGAATTTGAAaggagcaggaccctgcaggaTCTTCCCAGTTATAGACAtccccccatccccttcccctccacacctcttgtttgtagaaaagctttagcctcctaAGCCTATCCTAAGttccaaagagaaaatttaatcagagaagtaagaaaatcagaaacaaaggaaaacagtcaagcaagagaaaataatattagtttagccaaaaaaaaagtcatagacccttagttcctcctcaagggctctagataatattctgagcaaTATCCTTGAGTTGTTTTACAGAGACTAAAACctccaccaggtggaagaagttaactgcatgctgactATAAGCAAGTAGACCCCAGACCTGTTGAAATCAGAAGGTTGGTGTTAACTCCTAAAACACCACCCTATTACcccaccaccagccaatcagaataATGTCCACGAGCTGATCGCACACTCCACTATCCTATCCCTCACCTttcctttaaaaacccttccctgaaagccacctGGGAGTTTGGGTCACTTGAGCATTTGCTGCCCTtactccttgcttggcaccctgcaattaacactgtactttccttcaccataaCCCGGTGTCAGTGGACTGGCTTTGTTGCGCATTAggtgagcagacccaagtttgggtCAGTGACATAATCAGTTCAATCTTCCAAAGAATGAACAAAGAAAGAGAGATACTTCTTTTAAAGGGCCAAGCTAACCATGATGCACATTAAAAGGCAGGCTTCCCAGAATGAATTCTGAGTCAACAGTCCAAAACTTTTTGTTGCATTCAGCCCCGCTTAGCCAAGATCTCAAGTGTaagtaattcttaaaattatgaagaaatcAGTAGCTATTTTAAAATGGTTCAATTTAACATTGTTACTGGGCATGAAGCACCATAAGTATTCCCGGTGTATCCTCTTGGTTCAGTCATGATCCTCCCTATCCACATGATGTAGCAACAGCTCAGATCTCTGCATGGTAGTCAAGGTTAAATTGCCCCAACAATATATAAAACTCCTTTCTTTGCCTGTTGATTCACAGCCATGAGGAGCCTGAGGTAATCAGATGGTAGCTGTAGCTTGAAGTTCAGTAGAACCCCACCCATATCCCTTACCAGAAGCAGTCTCTCAGGACTCAGACCCTAAAGTTTCAGGAATAGGAAGCACACGTCCTGCAAGTGTGCCTCAGGGAATGCCGGTGAGAAGAGCTGCAGTAGCCGCTCCAGAAAGAAAGGGTGGACCCTATGCCCCCAACTAAAATTTGCTTCAGGTGTCAAGACTGTTGACACCAAACATATACATACTAAGAAGGTATGACAAGGTTTATTGCTTACATAATAAGGCTTTCAGGGAAGAACAGGGAAGCCTTCCCAAACTAGTCTGAAGCTGGTTTGAAAGAGTGGGAAAGGAGACTGgctttaggtttgtttgtttgtttgtttgtttgttttggttagGAGATGGGGCCAAGGTGAGGGTTCCGATGCAGAGGTAGGGGCTTGCATGGTTTGTACCTCCTGCTGGCCTCCAGAAGAGATTATCTGGGATTTCTTGTCAGCTTGCCCAGATGTGGagtggagggaaagagggagggctGAGGCCTAAAAGTCCTCAGCAATCACTCAGCATAAAGTGAAATTAGACTCATGTTTACAGCAGCCAGTATGATTTTCACCCCTTGGTTCCCAGATGCATATACACTAGATGTGGGGACAAGGCCTCAAATAGCAGGTTTTGATTCAGTGCATATACCAGATCCTGGAGGAATGTGCCCCAACTATGCAGAGTGTTGTACCCGAATGGATGCATTAGCTGAGCTGCTCCATTTGGTCGAATTAAGTCAAATACAAAGGAAATGTTGTTGTTCATATAGACTCTTCCCTGAGTGTACCCTAAGGCCAGTCTGTTATCCATTACAATATTACAGGGAAGTTTAGACTGATTTTTCTGGACTTACAGAGCTTGCGCCATCACATTGGCTGTGATAGCTAAAGATAAGTTTCTGATCATTGTCTCTAGGGCATGGACGTTGATGCCAGGGGTATGGAACCAGGAATCAATGTATTGTCGGGTAGGACAGCCCTCTTTGACCAGTGTCCCAACAAATGGTCCAAGAGATGGTGTCACTTCCAATAATTATAGGGGACAATACCTAAATTAAAACATCACCCTTATTCCCAAAGAAAAGATGTTCTGTGGCCCACTCCCCAACACATAAAAGTATATAACCCAAAGGGGCTTCTTACACTTGATTTGGATCATCTTTATATTGGTTTGGTAAAGCCACATGGGCAGTGTCACTGAGTCAATGCAACTTCAATATCCATAGACACCACTGGTGTCAAAGAGTTGCATCAGGAGAACCATATAGATTTGTATCAGTAATACTGAAACAAGGTTGTTCTGGTCAGTGTTTATATGAGACATGGCCATAGGAGATTTTCTGTTCCCATAGCTTGTGGATGGAGTGACAAACTTCATGTGGTTCAGTCAGCTGCTGCTGCCACTTGACTAAAGTGGACCATGGAGATAATTGCCAAACTGTGGTGCTGGACCCAGGGGATGTAAAGCCCATTCCCCGTCCCTGCACCTGCCAGGGTATAAGGAGCTCCACTCCAGACACTGAGCTTGTTGCTTTTCTTCCACGGCTTCATAGTCTACTTGTCCTAATTCAGTAATCAGTACCTCTCCCACTGACCCAGCCATTTCCCACCTGTACCCAGACCTATCCAGATGTGCCAGGAGTTACATGAGCTTTGCACAAAAGTAAAACTTTCCATGGTCCATGATGTCCCTTCTTGCTGCCTGAGTGAGCCACCACAAAGGTAATATAGGTTTCAGAAATTCCATCAACAGGTCATTATCCTTGTGATCTGTGACTCACAATGTCCATTGACTAAAGCCAGGTGATAGTGGAAGCAATAAGCTGGAGTCACTGTCACCTTGTTGTGTGACTAAGGTgattgaagggaaaaaagaggaatgATTGGGGATGGTCAGTGTGGAATCACTGGCACAGAAAGCTGGTCTCCCTGTTCTGACATTCCCCAAGCATATATTTAGAAAGGGAATCTTCCCTTGCTGGCAACAGCCTCAAATAGTGACCATTACAGTCTTACTGTTATATCTAGTCAGGCAATGATTCTGGCAACATGGCCTGTCCAGCAATCTTTTTAGCCTGAGCGTAGAAAGGGGTATGGAATACCCATTAAATGTCATACCCACCAGTGCATTGTTGAGCCTCCTTCACCGTGAATGGCTTGCATTGAAAGATCATAAGCAGCCAAAAACATGGCAGAACTTAGAATCTGCTCCTCACACTAGAATGGCAACTTCATAGCCAGAATAGGTTTCAATGGCTGTTAGACACCGAAAGTAGCCACAAGATGGCAGCAGAGGATGGAAGTAGTCGCATTACCAGGAATGGGCAGAGCTCAAGGTCATGCTCGTGCTACCTGCTATTTTTTGAGCCCATTTGATTCTGGTGGCAGGGCCACTTGCCCAGTCTGATAATAAATCATCCACCATGAATTCATACAGACATCTAGGCTGCTAGCCATAGCCCAGGAGCCAGGGGAAATACAGCATGCCTGCTCCTTAAGAGCATTGTCTAGGGCAAGGATGGCAGCTTATAATTTGGCCCGTGGTCCTGA
Protein-coding regions in this window:
- the LOC116150773 gene encoding glutamic acid-rich protein, encoding MSATKKRSLAAGSQNRVGSGMGRGPDSVRGGLGTAERRARGGRNVSPRDFQAVVQAVWEEEEVLEGAQPIENYFWNVQPIEEEDEVEEEEVENDEEMDEEEVDDEEDEMDEEEDDYERDEESEEYEEEEEDSDEEEDAGYVDEEEEEDAPPEGRGPDTAADFKLELP